A section of the Streptomyces sp. CG1 genome encodes:
- a CDS encoding amino acid adenylation domain-containing protein has protein sequence MIPLSFAQRRLWFLGRLEGPSATYNIPFVVRLSGGLDVEALRAAFGDVVGRHESLRTVFPEVDGEPYQRVLEPAEAASVLSVVDSSAEAVASDVASASRWVFDLTSELPVRAWLFRVAPEEHVLLAVVHHIAGDGWSMGPLARDVAAAYAARRAGQAPDWEELPVQYADYTLWQREVLGSEEEPGSVISRQLEYWKQALAGLPDQLELPFDRPRQPVSSYQGATVGVRISPVVHQRLAALARTRQASVFMAVQAGIAALLNRLGAGTDIPIGSPIAGRTDEALEDLIGFFVNTLVLRTDVSGRPTFAELLDRVRATDLAAYEHQDLPFERLVEVVNPARSMARHPLFQVMLAFQTAAGMELDMPGVDTTVEPVDAGTAKFDLSFSLTEHFTGDGVAEGITGTLEYATDLFDRATVEGIVERLVRLLERAVGSPDVPVGQLDVLGGSERELLVGGWNDTARVVPDVVLPVLFEEQVGRSPDAVAVVFEGERVSYAELNARANRLARVLVGRGVGPECLVAVALPRSVDLVVALLAVLKAGGAYVPVDPGYPADRIAYMLGDAAPTVLLTTGETAAVLPASDRPVLLLEDVVWQEQAAGDLSDAERLAPLSGASPAYVIYTSGSTGRPKGVAVPHAGVVNRLLWMQDRFGLGCDDRVLQKTPSGFDVSVWEFFWPLICGAGLVVARPEGHKDPRYLAELIQRELVTTVHFVPSMLAVFLQEPAAVDCRGLRRVVCSGEALPSELAERFLTVFEGVGLHNLYGPTEASVDVTWWDCRVGDTVVPIGRPLWNTRVYALDAFLRPVPVGVVGELYLAGRQLARGYLNRAGLTAERFVADPFGVPGSRMYRTGDLVRWRADGSLEYLGRADDQVKVRGFRIELGEIEAVLAGDPLVGQVAVVVREDRPGDKRLVAYVTGLGDARPDTAVLRGLVQERLPEYMVPSAFVVLDVLPLTPNGKLDRKALPAPEFVEAGAGRAPRTPEEEALCGVFAEVLGLEKVSIDDNFFELGGHSLLAVSLVERLREKGFPVEVRALFASPTVAGLAAAADSTAVVVPPNLIPADAQEITADMLPLLELSAADVERIVAMVPGGAGNVADVYPLSPLQEGIFFHYLMSAGQGNDVYVLPTVLRFSGRQRLDEFLGALQDVVDRHDILRTAILWEGLPEPVQVVQRKAVVAVEEVTLPAGTVDPAAELIATRNSPIDIRRAPLLRVQIAREPGGQRWLALVQTHHIAQDHTALEVVLDEVRTILDSSHFVSDEVRSTLGSRNEQLPVPLPYRNYVAQARLGVPREEHERYFAELLGDVTEPTAPFGQLDVHTDAATRIVQAELPVDPELAGRLRSCARVLGVSTATLFHLAWARVVAATAAREDVVFGTVLFGRMDAGVGADRVPGLFINTLPVRVRSHGMAVAEAVREMQEQLAGLLRHEHAPLALAQQASGLPAQAPLFTSLLNYRHSPGADQQHNTGIDGVELLRSEERTNYP, from the coding sequence ATGATTCCGCTTTCGTTTGCGCAGCGTCGTTTGTGGTTCTTGGGCCGGTTGGAGGGTCCGAGCGCGACGTACAACATTCCGTTTGTGGTGCGGCTTTCCGGCGGGCTTGATGTGGAGGCGCTGCGGGCGGCGTTCGGGGATGTTGTCGGGCGGCACGAGAGTCTGCGGACGGTGTTTCCGGAGGTGGACGGCGAGCCGTACCAGCGTGTTCTGGAGCCTGCCGAGGCTGCGTCGGTGCTGAGTGTGGTGGACAGCAGCGCGGAGGCGGTGGCTTCCGATGTCGCGTCGGCTTCCCGGTGGGTTTTCGATCTGACCAGTGAGCTGCCGGTTCGTGCGTGGCTGTTCAGGGTGGCTCCTGAGGAGCATGTGCTGCTGGCGGTGGTCCACCACATTGCCGGGGACGGATGGTCGATGGGGCCGCTGGCACGTGATGTCGCGGCAGCTTATGCGGCGCGGCGCGCGGGTCAGGCGCCTGACTGGGAAGAGCTTCCGGTCCAGTATGCGGATTACACGCTCTGGCAGCGTGAGGTGCTGGGCAGTGAGGAGGAGCCGGGCAGTGTGATCTCTCGGCAGCTGGAGTACTGGAAGCAGGCGCTGGCCGGTCTTCCCGATCAGCTGGAGCTGCCTTTCGACCGGCCTCGTCAGCCGGTTTCCTCCTACCAGGGCGCCACGGTCGGTGTTCGGATCAGCCCGGTGGTGCATCAGCGTCTGGCTGCTCTGGCACGTACTCGCCAGGCGAGTGTGTTCATGGCTGTCCAGGCCGGTATCGCTGCTTTGCTGAACCGGCTCGGTGCCGGAACCGACATCCCGATCGGTTCTCCCATCGCCGGCCGTACTGATGAGGCCCTCGAGGATCTCATCGGGTTCTTCGTCAACACGCTCGTGCTGCGTACCGATGTTTCTGGCCGGCCGACGTTCGCCGAGCTGCTGGACCGGGTGCGTGCCACCGACCTGGCTGCTTACGAGCACCAGGACCTGCCGTTCGAGCGACTGGTCGAGGTCGTCAATCCCGCCCGGTCCATGGCACGCCATCCACTGTTCCAGGTCATGCTGGCTTTCCAGACCGCTGCCGGGATGGAACTGGACATGCCGGGTGTGGACACCACGGTCGAGCCCGTCGACGCCGGCACGGCCAAGTTCGACCTGTCCTTCAGCCTGACCGAACACTTCACCGGTGACGGTGTGGCTGAGGGCATCACCGGAACCCTGGAGTACGCCACCGATCTGTTTGATCGGGCGACTGTTGAGGGGATCGTCGAGCGTCTGGTCCGGTTGTTGGAGCGGGCGGTTGGGTCGCCTGATGTTCCGGTGGGGCAGTTGGATGTTCTGGGTGGTTCGGAGCGTGAGCTGCTTGTCGGTGGGTGGAATGACACGGCTCGGGTGGTGCCGGATGTGGTGTTGCCGGTGTTGTTCGAGGAGCAGGTGGGTCGTTCGCCGGATGCGGTGGCGGTGGTCTTCGAGGGTGAGCGGGTTTCGTATGCGGAGCTGAATGCGCGGGCGAACCGGCTGGCGCGGGTCCTGGTCGGGCGTGGTGTGGGGCCTGAGTGTCTGGTGGCGGTGGCGTTGCCGCGGTCGGTGGATCTGGTTGTGGCGTTGCTGGCGGTGTTGAAGGCCGGTGGTGCGTATGTTCCGGTGGATCCGGGTTATCCGGCGGACCGTATCGCTTACATGCTGGGTGATGCGGCTCCGACTGTGCTGCTGACGACGGGTGAGACGGCGGCTGTGCTGCCGGCCTCGGACAGGCCTGTGCTTTTGCTGGAGGACGTTGTCTGGCAGGAGCAGGCCGCGGGTGATCTGTCCGATGCGGAGCGTCTGGCCCCGTTGAGCGGTGCGAGTCCCGCGTATGTCATCTACACCTCCGGATCGACCGGCCGCCCCAAAGGCGTGGCAGTACCGCATGCGGGTGTGGTGAACCGGTTGCTGTGGATGCAGGACCGGTTCGGGCTGGGTTGTGATGATCGTGTGTTGCAGAAGACGCCGTCGGGTTTCGATGTGTCGGTGTGGGAGTTCTTCTGGCCGCTGATCTGTGGTGCTGGTTTGGTGGTGGCGCGGCCGGAGGGGCACAAGGACCCGCGGTATCTCGCTGAGTTGATTCAGCGGGAGCTGGTGACGACGGTGCATTTTGTGCCGTCGATGCTGGCTGTGTTCTTGCAGGAGCCGGCTGCTGTCGATTGCCGTGGTCTGCGCAGGGTGGTGTGCAGTGGTGAGGCGCTGCCGTCGGAGCTGGCCGAACGTTTCCTGACTGTCTTCGAGGGCGTTGGTCTGCACAATCTGTATGGGCCTACCGAGGCGTCGGTGGATGTGACCTGGTGGGATTGCCGGGTCGGGGACACTGTCGTTCCGATCGGGCGTCCGTTGTGGAACACCCGGGTCTATGCCCTTGACGCTTTCTTGCGTCCTGTTCCGGTGGGTGTGGTCGGTGAGCTGTATTTGGCTGGTCGGCAGTTGGCGCGTGGTTATTTGAATCGGGCGGGGCTTACTGCGGAGCGGTTTGTTGCTGATCCGTTTGGTGTTCCGGGTTCTCGGATGTATCGGACGGGGGATCTGGTCCGGTGGCGTGCGGATGGGAGTCTGGAGTATCTGGGGCGTGCTGATGACCAGGTGAAGGTTCGGGGTTTCCGGATCGAGCTGGGTGAGATCGAGGCTGTGCTGGCGGGTGATCCGCTGGTGGGGCAGGTCGCGGTGGTGGTGCGTGAGGACCGGCCGGGTGACAAGCGGCTGGTCGCCTATGTCACCGGTCTTGGTGATGCGCGTCCGGACACTGCGGTGCTGCGCGGTCTTGTCCAGGAGCGGCTTCCGGAGTACATGGTGCCGTCGGCGTTCGTGGTGCTGGATGTGTTGCCGTTGACGCCGAACGGGAAGCTGGACCGCAAGGCATTGCCGGCACCTGAGTTCGTGGAGGCTGGTGCTGGGCGGGCGCCGCGGACGCCTGAAGAGGAAGCCCTGTGTGGGGTGTTCGCGGAAGTCCTCGGCTTGGAGAAGGTCAGCATTGATGACAACTTCTTCGAGTTGGGTGGGCATTCGCTGCTGGCGGTGTCGTTGGTGGAGCGGCTGCGGGAGAAGGGTTTTCCGGTAGAGGTGCGGGCTCTGTTCGCCTCGCCGACGGTCGCGGGTCTTGCTGCTGCGGCTGACAGCACCGCGGTGGTGGTGCCGCCGAATCTCATTCCGGCGGACGCGCAGGAGATCACCGCGGATATGCTTCCGCTGCTCGAGCTGAGTGCGGCGGACGTTGAGCGGATCGTGGCCATGGTTCCGGGTGGTGCCGGTAATGTGGCGGACGTTTATCCTCTCTCGCCGCTGCAGGAAGGTATCTTCTTCCATTATCTGATGTCTGCCGGACAGGGCAATGATGTCTATGTCCTGCCGACTGTGCTGCGCTTTAGTGGCCGGCAGCGTCTGGATGAGTTCCTGGGCGCGCTGCAGGATGTCGTGGACCGTCATGACATTCTGCGTACGGCGATTTTGTGGGAGGGCCTTCCGGAGCCTGTTCAGGTTGTCCAGCGTAAGGCGGTCGTTGCGGTCGAAGAGGTCACGTTGCCTGCCGGCACGGTTGATCCGGCGGCGGAACTGATTGCCACGCGCAACTCGCCGATCGATATCCGCCGGGCTCCGCTACTGCGAGTCCAGATCGCTCGTGAGCCGGGCGGGCAGCGCTGGCTGGCGTTGGTGCAGACCCACCACATCGCACAGGACCACACCGCACTCGAAGTTGTCTTGGACGAAGTTCGGACGATCCTGGACAGTTCGCACTTCGTTTCGGACGAGGTGCGTTCGACTCTGGGCAGTCGCAATGAGCAGTTGCCGGTTCCGCTTCCGTACCGCAACTATGTGGCGCAGGCTCGTCTTGGGGTGCCTCGGGAGGAGCATGAGCGGTACTTTGCTGAGCTTCTGGGGGATGTCACCGAGCCGACTGCGCCGTTCGGGCAGCTTGATGTTCACACGGACGCGGCGACGCGGATCGTCCAGGCCGAGTTGCCGGTGGATCCCGAGTTGGCGGGGCGGCTTCGCAGTTGTGCGCGTGTGCTCGGGGTGAGTACTGCCACCTTGTTCCATCTCGCGTGGGCACGCGTGGTGGCTGCGACTGCAGCCCGTGAAGACGTGGTGTTTGGCACCGTGTTGTTCGGTCGCATGGATGCGGGCGTGGGAGCCGACCGAGTACCTGGTCTGTTCATCAACACTCTGCCGGTCAGGGTCCGCAGCCACGGCATGGCGGTCGCAGAGGCTGTCCGTGAGATGCAGGAGCAGCTGGCCGGCCTGCTCCGGCACGAGCACGCACCGCTGGCACTTGCCCAGCAGGCCAGTGGTCTGCCAGCTCAAGCACCTCTGTTCACCTCCCTTCTCAACTACCGTCACAGCCCGGGAGCCGACCAGCAGCACAACACGGGCATCGATGGTGTTGAACTTCTGCGCAGCGAAGAGCGCACCAACTACCCCTGA